In Nicotiana tabacum cultivar K326 chromosome 11, ASM71507v2, whole genome shotgun sequence, a single window of DNA contains:
- the LOC107760856 gene encoding uncharacterized protein LOC107760856 — MQKNHLHTLDPFLESKNAYNEDSKLSKLQPWNEQRQEESDDIEFQACEHITSGYTPCSPPLWTQRAIGDYTKNQASTLLPCYDYFGQPFPGSRLQAIRDGRKHLMRMIQDLPESSFELSLKDIVDNQQSTEEGQHAETLKGRNPKVRMPQQSKTLKRSQISRSESMDSGVFLLKMFLPSSIGSKKKLKPKNCSKISPKTPVDESEKSMNKDWWRIIYVVIKENKYSRSIKKSMSYNSSSKSRLVESNCTQRKQRGCFFLV, encoded by the exons ATGCAAAAAAATCATCTTCATACTTTAGACCCTTTTCTTGAATCAAAAAATGCATACAATGAGGACAGCAAATTATCAAAACTTCAACCATGGAATGAACAAAGACAAGAAGAGAGTGATGATATCGAGTTTCAAGCTTGTGAACATATCACAAGTGGCTATACTCCTTGTTCTCCACCTTTATGGACTCAAAGGGCAATAGGAGATTATACCAAAAATCAAGCTTCTACTTTGTTGCCATGCTATGACTATTTTGGTCAACCTTTCCCAGGATCAAGATTACAG GCGATAAGGGATGGTAGGAAGCACCTCATGAGGATGATTCAGGACTTGCCTGAGTCATCTTTTGAACTGTCATTGAAAGATATTGTTGACAATCAACAAAGCACAGAAGAAGGCCAACATGCTGAAACATTAAAAGGGAGAAATCCAAAAGTTAGAATGCCACAACAGAGCAAAACTTTGAAGAGAAGTCAAATATCAAGAAGTGAAAGCATGGATAGTGGGGTTTTCTTATTAAAAATGTTCCTCCCTTCTTCTATAGGTAGCAAGAAGAAATTAAAGCCAAAGAACTGCTCAAAAATTTCTCCAAAAACACCTGTCGACGAATCGGAGAAATCCATGAATAAGGACTGGTGGAGGATTATATATGTTGTTATAAAAGAGAATAAGTATAGCAGAAGCATCAAGAAAAGTATGAGTTACAATAGCAGCAGCAAAAGCAG GTTGGTTGAAAGCAACTGCACACAGAGGAAACAGAGGGGGTGTTTCTTTTTAGTTTAG
- the LOC107760855 gene encoding protein trichome birefringence-like 14 produces MKGGNVGRFWGGQFSFFLAAILFTTIFLWCWEKNPLLTSLLSAQDQFIMQSSEISMDEYAVSLRSKEQIMDEHSNSQIAEGRIVENRLAVSDSTVKNVTVTPSTKRRDDKKIMTSQLEGKACNFAKGRWIADSRRPLYSGFKCKQWLSEMWACRLTQRTDFSYEGYRWQPENCEMPDFSGSEFLRRMQDKTIAFIGDSLGRQQFQSLMCMVTGGEEKLEVENVGWKYGLVKPRGAVRPDGWAYRFPNTNTTILYYWSASLCGIEPLMITDPATESAMNLDQPPAFLRKYLDQFDVVVLNTGHHWNRGKVNANRWVMHVNGKPVVDRKLAEIGNAKNFTVYSIARWLDSQIASRPQLKAFFRTISPRHFLNGDWNTGGRCDNTVPLTKGNEVQQEESSDPVIGSAVKGTKVKLLDITAISEIRDEGHISHYSLKSSEGINDCLHWCLPGIPDTWNELLYAQL; encoded by the exons ATGAAAGGCGGAAATGTTGGTAGATTTTGGGGAGGACAGTTCTCCTTTTTCCTGGCTGCTATCTTATTTACAACCATATTTCTTTGGTGCTGGGAGAAGAATCCACTTCTTACTAGCTTATTGTCAGCTCAAGATCAGTTCATAATGCAGTCCTCAG AGATTTCAATGGATGAATATGCAGTATCATTGAGATCAAAGGAACAAATTATGGACGAGCATTCAAATTCACAAATAGCAGAAGGCAGAATAGTGGAAAATAGATTGGCAGTATCTGATAGTACTGTTAAGAATGTTACAGTCACACCTTCCACTAAAAGGAGAGATGATAAAAAGATTATGACTTCCCAATTAGAGGGAAAAG CTTGCAATTTTGCTAAAGGCAGGTGGATTGCAGACAGTAGACGACCATTATACTCTGGGTTTAAATGTAAGCAATGGTTATCAGAAATGTGGGCATGTAGATTGACCCAACGCACTGACTTTTCCTACGAGGGATATCGTTGGCAACCAGAAAATTGTGAGATGCCAGATTTTAGTGGTTCAGAATTCTTGAGAAG AATGCAGGACAAAACTATTGCTTTTATTGGAGATTCACTTGGAAGACAGCAATTCCAGTCTCTCATGTGTATGGTCACTGGTGGTGAGGAGAAACTTGAAGTTGAAAATGTAGGATGGAAGTATGGCTTGGTCAAACCACGTGGAGCTGTACGTCCCGATGGATGGGCTTATAGGTTTCCAAACACAAACACCACAATTTTGTATTACTGGTCAGCAAGTCTTTGCGGTATAGAGCCCTTAATGATCACGGATCCCGCCACAGAGTCCGCCATGAACTTGGATCAACCTCCTGCCTTTTTGAGGAAATATCTTGATCAATTTGATGTTGTGGTGCTGAATACAGGTCATCACTGGAACAGAGGGAAGGTTAACGCAAACCGATGGGTGATGCATGTAAATGGAAAGCCTGTTGTAGACAGGAAGCTCGCAGAAATAGGAAATGCTAAAAACTTCACAGTTTATAGTATTGCCAGATGGCTTGATTCTCAAATCGCTTCACGTCCACAGCTTAAGGCTTTCTTCCGGACCATATCACCCAGACATTTCTTGAATGGGGACTGGAACACTGGAGGTCGCTGTGATAATACTGTTCCACTCACTAAAGGAAATGAAGTCCAGCAGGAGGAATCAAGTGATCCAGTTATTGGTAGTGCTGTGAAGGGCACAAAGGTTAAGTTATTGGACATAACAGCTATTTCTGAAATAAGGGACGAGGGTCATATATCTCATTACAGTTTAAAATCATCAGAAGGAATAAACGACTGCTTGCATTGGTGCCTACCCGGCATACCTGACACGTGGAACGAACTCCTGTATGCACAACTTTAG